One Cohnella candidum genomic region harbors:
- a CDS encoding DUF6953 family protein, which produces MEYTPEQVAEWMVNEIRERGILHQSDAIAHVRTHFGESFVFVNENGNESLSKEVKKAFRKLHRGRVAWDRDGFFWGWT; this is translated from the coding sequence ATGGAATACACGCCAGAGCAAGTGGCCGAGTGGATGGTGAACGAAATCCGGGAACGGGGCATCCTGCATCAGAGCGACGCGATCGCCCACGTCCGGACCCATTTCGGCGAATCGTTCGTCTTCGTCAATGAGAACGGAAACGAGTCGTTATCGAAGGAAGTGAAGAAGGCCTTCCGAAAGCTGCATAGAGGCCGGGTCGCGTGGGACCGTGACGGGTTTTTCTGGGGTTGGACCTAG
- a CDS encoding L,D-transpeptidase — protein sequence MLAIFFIPVEAHAAQSATLPAKYAKYEQFIVIDKSTNVLSFYEKGKLVKSFPVGTGRKKSYTPEGLFTIIEKIKNRPYYKEHIKGGDPKNPLGDRWLGLKVTIGGKVSYAYGIHGTNNEKSIGKYVSAGCIRMHNKDVRWLYDRIKTGTRVLITK from the coding sequence ATGCTCGCGATTTTCTTCATTCCGGTTGAGGCCCATGCCGCCCAATCCGCGACTTTGCCTGCGAAATACGCCAAATACGAGCAATTCATCGTCATCGATAAGTCCACGAACGTCCTCAGCTTCTACGAAAAAGGCAAACTGGTCAAGTCGTTCCCCGTCGGAACCGGCCGCAAAAAATCCTATACGCCGGAGGGCCTGTTCACGATCATCGAGAAAATCAAAAACAGGCCGTACTACAAGGAACATATTAAGGGCGGAGATCCGAAAAATCCGCTCGGAGACCGCTGGCTCGGACTCAAGGTGACGATTGGCGGCAAAGTGTCTTACGCATACGGCATCCACGGAACCAACAACGAGAAGTCCATCGGCAAATACGTGTCGGCCGGCTGCATCCGCATGCACAATAAAGACGTACGCTGGCTGTATGACCGTATTAAAACCGGCACCCGCGTGCTCATTACGAAATAA
- a CDS encoding oxidoreductase — translation MLQPFQALVVDKADGEFRIGVRTRTEGDLPEGDLLIQVAYSSLNYKDALACVPDGNIVKRYPFVPGIDLAGIVVESRDDRFENGDEVLVTGYELGVAHEGGFSQYARVPAAWAVKLPDGLSLKEAMIYGTAGFTAALSVNELRHSGVTPERGPVLVTGATGGVGSMAVAMLAKLGYEVEAVTGKLDMRGELLRLGAARIVERSELVPDPSRPLGKQRWGGAVDCVGGDLLAAVLGGIRYGGAVAASGLAGGSGLPATVFPFILRGVRLIGIDSVLAPMDVRLETWMRLASEFKPDRLDAMYTEISLEQVPECVSAMLAGQSRGRWLVKLA, via the coding sequence ATGCTGCAACCCTTTCAGGCGTTAGTCGTGGACAAGGCGGACGGGGAATTCCGGATCGGCGTGCGGACGCGGACGGAAGGGGATTTACCGGAAGGCGATCTGCTCATTCAGGTGGCTTACTCCAGCTTGAACTACAAGGATGCTTTAGCGTGCGTGCCGGACGGCAATATCGTGAAGCGCTATCCGTTCGTACCGGGTATCGATCTGGCAGGCATCGTGGTAGAAAGCCGTGACGACCGTTTCGAAAATGGGGACGAAGTGCTGGTGACGGGGTATGAGCTCGGAGTGGCGCACGAGGGCGGATTCAGCCAATACGCCAGAGTGCCCGCGGCCTGGGCGGTGAAGCTGCCGGACGGCTTGTCGCTGAAAGAAGCGATGATTTACGGTACGGCAGGCTTCACGGCGGCGCTGTCCGTGAATGAGCTGCGGCATTCCGGCGTGACGCCGGAACGGGGGCCGGTGCTGGTGACCGGCGCTACCGGAGGCGTCGGCAGCATGGCGGTCGCCATGCTGGCTAAGCTCGGCTATGAAGTGGAGGCCGTCACGGGAAAACTGGACATGCGCGGCGAGCTGCTTCGTTTGGGAGCGGCCCGGATCGTGGAGAGGAGCGAGCTGGTGCCGGATCCGTCCCGGCCGCTCGGTAAACAGCGGTGGGGCGGCGCGGTGGACTGCGTCGGAGGCGATCTGTTGGCGGCCGTTCTCGGCGGTATCCGCTACGGCGGCGCAGTCGCGGCCAGCGGATTGGCGGGAGGCAGCGGGCTGCCTGCGACCGTCTTTCCGTTTATCCTCCGCGGCGTTCGGCTGATCGGCATCGACTCCGTGCTGGCGCCGATGGATGTCCGGCTCGAAACGTGGATGCGTCTGGCTTCGGAATTCAAGCCGGATCGACTCGATGCCATGTACACCGAGATTTCCTTGGAACAGGTTCCGGAATGCGTGTCCGCGATGCTTGCCGGGCAGTCCCGGGGGAGATGGCTGGTTAAGTTGGCCTGA
- a CDS encoding C40 family peptidase, with amino-acid sequence MKFTKVVNKLIVASVLGLSILTAQFAGTGAATANAATVSTTSAAVKASKIISLAESLRGKVHYVFGANNPSKLIFDCSSFTKYVFASQGVNLKWGSRAQSLQGTYVSKANLKPGDLVFFSVSVKGQVNHVGIYIGNGQFIHNTIGKNINGLMIGDLSKYSTRYVTARRVL; translated from the coding sequence ATGAAATTTACGAAAGTGGTAAATAAATTGATCGTCGCTTCTGTCCTGGGCCTGTCCATTCTGACCGCCCAATTCGCAGGCACCGGCGCCGCAACGGCCAATGCCGCTACGGTCTCCACAACTTCCGCTGCCGTTAAAGCAAGCAAGATCATCAGCCTCGCGGAATCGCTGAGAGGGAAAGTCCATTACGTGTTCGGGGCTAACAATCCGAGCAAATTGATCTTTGATTGCTCGTCTTTCACGAAATACGTGTTCGCATCGCAAGGCGTTAACCTGAAGTGGGGTTCCCGCGCTCAAAGCCTGCAAGGAACCTACGTGTCGAAAGCCAACCTGAAGCCGGGCGACCTCGTCTTTTTCAGCGTCAGCGTAAAAGGACAAGTCAACCACGTCGGCATCTATATCGGCAACGGCCAATTCATCCACAACACGATCGGCAAAAACATCAACGGCCTCATGATCGGCGATCTGAGCAAGTACAGCACCCGTTACGTCACGGCTCGCCGGGTTCTGTAA
- a CDS encoding DUF421 domain-containing protein yields MYNFAYEAVVVVVFGLAALRLAGKKAIAEMTTLEMITLLAIGTVIGHAVSENELWKTLVCIAIFVAVMLIFQFLALKFPVLEKWLIGRPTLVVKDGQIQEHNLRKMRMTMEQLELRLRRKGIANLSDIRTATIEIDGRIGYELKESSLPLTRGQAEQILAALNQPVPPLGQAQSELFEKIRKPGG; encoded by the coding sequence ATGTACAATTTCGCATATGAGGCTGTGGTGGTCGTCGTCTTCGGCTTGGCCGCTCTTCGATTGGCCGGCAAAAAAGCGATCGCGGAAATGACGACGCTCGAAATGATCACCCTGCTGGCCATCGGCACCGTTATCGGACATGCGGTCTCAGAGAACGAGCTATGGAAAACGCTCGTTTGCATCGCGATTTTCGTGGCCGTCATGCTGATCTTCCAATTTCTCGCGCTCAAATTCCCGGTGCTTGAAAAGTGGCTGATCGGTCGGCCGACCCTCGTCGTCAAAGACGGTCAAATCCAGGAGCATAATCTGCGGAAAATGCGGATGACCATGGAACAGCTCGAGTTGCGCCTCCGCCGTAAAGGCATCGCCAATCTCTCCGATATCCGTACCGCTACGATTGAGATCGACGGGCGGATCGGCTATGAATTGAAGGAGTCGTCCTTGCCGCTGACGCGCGGCCAAGCCGAACAGATTCTGGCGGCGCTGAACCAACCAGTCCCGCCGCTCGGGCAAGCCCAAAGCGAACTTTTCGAAAAAATCCGGAAGCCTGGTGGCTGA
- a CDS encoding DUF192 domain-containing protein, with the protein MMLVIRETGRQLGLRIEKADTFFRRFRGLMLTPSLSEGSGLHIQPCRAVHSFFMKYPVDVLHLDAEGKIVGMEHGLKPGNIGISFRKTRSVVELPAGTLTREEVQLGHTAIFEELSDLSIT; encoded by the coding sequence ATGATGCTGGTCATCCGGGAGACCGGACGGCAGCTGGGCTTGCGGATCGAAAAAGCGGACACGTTTTTCCGAAGGTTTCGCGGGTTGATGCTGACGCCGTCTCTGTCGGAAGGATCCGGCCTTCATATTCAGCCCTGCAGGGCGGTCCATTCTTTCTTCATGAAATATCCGGTGGACGTGCTGCACCTGGATGCCGAGGGCAAGATCGTCGGAATGGAGCATGGCCTTAAGCCGGGCAACATCGGGATTTCCTTCCGGAAAACCCGCTCGGTCGTCGAATTGCCGGCGGGTACGCTGACCCGTGAAGAAGTCCAGTTGGGACATACCGCCATATTCGAAGAACTTAGCGATTTATCCATTACTTAA
- a CDS encoding Flp family type IVb pilin: protein MMKKLMGLLKQEEGQGMTEYGLVLGLIAVAVVAALILLRDHIIALFNNAETTVNNGVTRMGTTPSPAP from the coding sequence ATGATGAAAAAACTGATGGGATTGCTGAAGCAAGAGGAAGGACAAGGCATGACGGAATACGGTCTCGTGCTCGGCCTGATCGCGGTGGCGGTCGTCGCCGCTCTGATTCTGCTGCGTGACCATATCATCGCGCTGTTCAACAACGCGGAAACCACGGTCAACAACGGCGTGACGCGTATGGGAACGACCCCGTCCCCGGCGCCGTAA
- a CDS encoding A24 family peptidase, giving the protein MWTNAVLLSAAAICVATDLKNRKIYNAVIFPSLAAALLIHACQRGWSGLAEGLLGFLVGLGILLIPYLMGGMGAGDVKMLALVGMLKGMAFVLESAVYMALIGAVIAIGVWLLHEGLRARMQYLGFVCFCLRMKVFPVMRGGDGTAGSITYPYGVAIAGGAVLCLALKGWGAA; this is encoded by the coding sequence GTGTGGACGAATGCCGTATTGCTGTCGGCTGCCGCGATCTGCGTGGCGACCGACTTGAAAAACCGGAAAATTTACAACGCCGTCATTTTCCCATCGCTTGCCGCCGCGCTGCTCATTCACGCTTGCCAGCGGGGCTGGAGCGGTTTGGCTGAAGGCTTGCTCGGCTTCCTCGTCGGCCTGGGCATTTTGCTAATCCCCTATCTCATGGGCGGAATGGGCGCGGGCGACGTTAAAATGCTGGCGCTGGTCGGAATGTTGAAGGGAATGGCCTTCGTGCTCGAATCCGCCGTCTACATGGCGCTGATTGGCGCCGTGATCGCGATCGGGGTTTGGTTGTTACACGAAGGACTGCGCGCGCGCATGCAGTATCTGGGTTTCGTTTGTTTTTGCCTTCGGATGAAGGTGTTCCCGGTTATGAGAGGCGGTGACGGGACCGCCGGATCCATCACTTACCCGTACGGAGTCGCCATCGCGGGCGGTGCGGTCCTCTGCCTGGCGCTGAAAGGATGGGGGGCGGCATGA
- a CDS encoding TadE/TadG family type IV pilus assembly protein, which produces MIKEQKGQSLVEFALMLPLLLLLICGIVDLGRLLFAYVSLNMTAQETVRLGGLGKGDADIAAYAKNHVRVGSSSTLKVTITPQESTRKSGQDVKVTLTYSLPLITPLLTEIIPAPVLSADSTIRVE; this is translated from the coding sequence ATGATCAAGGAACAGAAGGGACAGTCGCTCGTGGAATTCGCCCTGATGCTTCCGCTGCTGCTGCTCTTGATTTGCGGAATCGTCGATCTCGGACGGCTGCTGTTCGCGTACGTCAGTTTGAACATGACGGCGCAGGAGACGGTGCGGCTCGGCGGACTGGGGAAAGGCGACGCGGACATCGCGGCCTACGCGAAGAACCACGTCAGGGTGGGCAGCTCCTCTACGTTGAAAGTGACCATTACGCCGCAGGAATCAACCCGCAAGTCGGGCCAGGATGTAAAGGTCACCCTGACGTACTCGCTGCCGCTCATTACGCCGCTCCTCACGGAAATCATCCCGGCCCCGGTTCTTTCGGCGGACTCCACGATTCGGGTGGAATAG